In Solibacillus isronensis, one DNA window encodes the following:
- a CDS encoding SLC13 family permease, with translation MQLILTFIILAVTIILFTTNRLRADLVAVMALLSFVILNILTPAEALAGFSNSVVIMIAGLFVVGAGILRTGLAGMAGNLLLKWSGDNELRLFILLLVIVAIVGAFMSNTGTVALMLPIVVSIAISIKVSPSKFLMPLSYIASMSGLMTLIASPTNLIASQTLIDHGFEKLGFFTITPIGIIATITVIIYLVLVRNVLLPNEENRSQSNAGYKLSPKKIAKEYDLHDKLFRVVVNEHSTISEQRLADLKLPATYHIYIMKIKHGAVQEGLNLRPMTYQELAGPTSIIHVGDELYVQGLADDVAQFAHDFALTVQPFEDHAKELVTKKIGVAEVLLTPQSRLIKETVSKIGFREKYNLNILGINRKGEYLLKNMADQKLRFGDAILVQGTWDEIELLSRETQDVVVVGQPRELAGAIAANGKAPIAGIIMLLMIGLMVFEVFDAVIAVLIGAVLMIITGCLRNMDDAYSKMNFESIVLVAAMLPMATALEKTGGMTILAEGIINVLGDFGPYGVLMGIYLLTVVFGQFVSNTATAVLFSPIAITAALAMDANPYTFMIGVATAASMAFATPIASPTNSLVLTAGGYKFMDFVKVGVPLQVIMFIVMMIAVPLLFPF, from the coding sequence ATGCAACTTATATTAACTTTTATCATTTTGGCAGTTACGATTATCTTATTTACGACGAATCGATTGCGGGCAGATCTTGTCGCAGTAATGGCATTATTATCATTTGTTATATTAAATATTTTAACACCTGCTGAAGCGCTGGCAGGATTTTCGAATTCTGTAGTCATTATGATAGCAGGGCTATTTGTTGTCGGGGCAGGTATTTTAAGAACAGGACTTGCTGGTATGGCAGGAAATCTACTATTGAAATGGTCGGGAGATAATGAGCTCCGTCTCTTTATTTTGCTGCTGGTCATCGTCGCAATTGTCGGGGCGTTTATGAGCAATACTGGTACGGTCGCGTTAATGCTGCCGATTGTAGTTTCGATTGCAATCAGCATTAAAGTCAGTCCGTCCAAGTTTTTAATGCCGCTATCCTACATTGCGAGCATGTCGGGGCTGATGACATTAATTGCATCGCCGACAAACTTGATCGCTTCACAAACACTCATTGATCATGGCTTCGAAAAACTTGGATTTTTCACGATAACTCCAATAGGAATTATCGCGACGATTACCGTTATTATTTATTTAGTATTAGTACGTAATGTGCTGTTACCTAATGAGGAAAACCGATCTCAGTCAAATGCGGGATATAAGCTCTCTCCAAAGAAAATTGCCAAGGAATACGATTTGCATGATAAGCTGTTTCGCGTTGTCGTTAATGAGCATTCAACAATCTCGGAACAAAGGCTCGCTGATTTGAAACTTCCGGCAACCTATCATATTTATATTATGAAAATAAAACACGGTGCTGTGCAGGAAGGGCTTAATTTAAGGCCGATGACGTACCAGGAGCTGGCGGGACCGACAAGTATTATTCATGTTGGAGACGAGCTGTATGTACAAGGTTTGGCCGATGATGTAGCACAGTTTGCCCATGATTTTGCATTAACTGTTCAGCCATTTGAAGATCATGCGAAAGAGCTCGTTACGAAGAAAATCGGTGTAGCGGAAGTGTTATTAACACCTCAATCACGTCTTATTAAGGAAACGGTTAGTAAAATCGGTTTCCGTGAAAAATACAACTTAAACATTTTAGGAATCAACCGTAAAGGCGAATATTTATTGAAGAACATGGCCGATCAGAAGCTGCGTTTCGGTGATGCGATTTTAGTGCAGGGAACATGGGATGAAATTGAGCTGTTGTCCCGCGAAACACAGGATGTGGTCGTAGTAGGGCAGCCGCGCGAATTAGCAGGAGCTATTGCAGCAAACGGAAAGGCACCGATTGCCGGTATTATCATGCTGCTGATGATCGGGCTTATGGTGTTTGAAGTATTTGATGCTGTCATTGCTGTATTAATCGGGGCGGTTCTTATGATTATTACAGGCTGTCTGCGCAATATGGATGATGCCTACAGTAAAATGAACTTCGAAAGTATTGTACTTGTAGCGGCAATGCTTCCGATGGCGACAGCGCTTGAGAAAACAGGCGGGATGACGATTCTCGCTGAAGGCATTATCAATGTACTCGGTGATTTCGGTCCATATGGTGTATTGATGGGAATTTATTTATTAACCGTTGTTTTCGGGCAATTTGTTAGCAATACGGCAACGGCGGTACTGTTTTCGCCGATTGCCATCACTGCAGCACTTGCTATGGATGCGAACCCGTATACATTCATGATTGGGGTAGCAACTGCTGCTAGTATGGCGTTTGCAACACCGATTGCATCTCCGACAAACTCCCTTGTCTTAACAGCGGGCGGCTATAAATTTATGGATTTCGTTAAAGTCGGTGTTCCGTTACAAGTCATTATGTTTATTGTCATGATGATTGCAGTACCGTTGCTGTTTCCGTTTTAA
- a CDS encoding catalase, with the protein MTNERLTTITGAPVVSNDDSQTAGRRGPILLQDVFLIEKLANFNREVIPERRMHAKGSGAFGTFTVTHDITKYSKAKIFSEVGKKTEMFARFSTVAGERGAADAERDIRGFALKFYTEEGNWDMVGNNTPVFFFRDPLHFPDLNHVVKRDPKTNMHNGNSNWDFWTSLPEALHQVTIVMSDRGIPNGYRKMHGFGSHTYSMINEAGERVYVKFHFRSQQGIENLTGAEAAEIIGKDRESSQRDLFESIEKGDFPKWKMYIQVMTEEQARNSKDNPFDLTKVWYKSEYPLIEVGEFELNRNPENYFADVEQAAFAPSNVVPGISFSPDRMLQARLFAYQDATRYRLGVNHHQIPVNTPKCPFMVYHRDGQGRADGNRGAAITYYPNSYGALQGQTQYKDPALALDGPADIYDFREDDNNYFEQPGKLFRLQTPEQQQRLFETTAAEMNGVEEFIKRRHILHCYLADPAYGEGVAKAMGLSLDGMDLSNPYANTVSMY; encoded by the coding sequence ATGACAAACGAACGTTTAACAACAATTACTGGTGCTCCAGTAGTATCGAACGATGATTCTCAAACAGCTGGTCGCCGTGGCCCGATCTTATTACAAGACGTATTCCTAATTGAGAAATTAGCGAATTTTAACCGTGAAGTAATTCCTGAGCGTCGTATGCACGCAAAAGGTTCAGGTGCATTCGGTACATTTACTGTAACTCATGACATCACAAAATATTCAAAAGCAAAAATCTTCTCTGAAGTTGGTAAGAAAACAGAAATGTTCGCACGTTTCTCAACTGTAGCAGGTGAGCGCGGTGCGGCTGATGCTGAGCGTGACATTCGCGGTTTCGCATTAAAATTCTACACTGAAGAGGGTAACTGGGATATGGTTGGTAACAACACACCTGTATTCTTCTTCCGTGATCCATTACACTTCCCGGATTTAAACCACGTTGTTAAGCGTGATCCAAAAACAAACATGCACAACGGTAACTCAAACTGGGATTTCTGGACTTCATTACCTGAAGCATTACATCAAGTAACAATCGTAATGTCTGACCGTGGTATTCCAAACGGCTACCGCAAAATGCACGGATTCGGTTCTCACACTTACTCAATGATCAACGAAGCTGGCGAACGCGTTTACGTGAAATTCCACTTCCGTTCTCAACAAGGTATCGAAAACTTAACAGGTGCAGAAGCTGCTGAAATTATCGGTAAAGACCGTGAATCTTCACAACGTGACCTATTCGAGTCAATCGAAAAAGGCGATTTCCCGAAATGGAAAATGTACATCCAAGTGATGACTGAAGAGCAAGCTCGCAACTCTAAAGACAACCCATTCGATTTAACAAAAGTTTGGTACAAGTCTGAGTACCCACTAATTGAAGTTGGGGAATTCGAATTAAACCGTAACCCGGAAAACTACTTCGCTGATGTTGAGCAAGCTGCATTCGCTCCATCAAACGTTGTCCCTGGTATTTCATTCTCACCAGACCGTATGTTGCAAGCTCGTTTATTCGCATACCAAGATGCAACTCGTTACCGTTTAGGCGTTAACCACCACCAAATTCCTGTAAACACACCAAAATGCCCATTCATGGTATATCACCGTGATGGACAAGGCCGTGCTGACGGAAACCGTGGTGCAGCTATTACTTACTATCCAAATAGCTACGGTGCCCTACAAGGTCAAACACAATATAAAGATCCTGCATTAGCTCTTGATGGGCCAGCTGACATCTACGACTTCCGTGAAGATGACAACAACTACTTCGAGCAACCAGGTAAATTATTCCGTCTTCAAACACCGGAACAGCAACAACGTTTATTTGAAACAACTGCTGCTGAAATGAACGGTGTTGAAGAATTCATCAAACGTCGTCACATTTTACACTGCTACTTAGCTGATCCAGCATATGGTGAAGGTGTAGCGAAGGCAATGGGTCTTTCATTAGATGGTATGGACCTTTCAAACCCATACGCTAATACGGTAAGTATGTACTAA
- a CDS encoding AEC family transporter translates to MVYLSMIFFKIVAPILILLIIGSILQRKFQFNLKALSHLITYCFMPAAVFINIYETSIEMSVLGQITIFIILFIGAQMLLSQLLAKLLKLDKKESAVFKNSVVLINSGNYGIPVAQMIFATQPIGVAIQVILVIFQNMTTYTYGLYNLISSTKSGIAIVRDFLKMPIVHALIIGAALNYFHVPIPETFSIPLEHIADGFVAVALITLGAQLSTIEMRSMFNKTIFVSCFTRLIVGPATALLIIFALGLDGVVAQSLFIASAFPTSRNSSSLALEYDIESATAAQTVLFSTIISCLTVTFVIYLSTILFA, encoded by the coding sequence ATGGTCTATTTATCGATGATTTTCTTCAAAATTGTTGCACCGATTTTAATTTTGCTTATTATAGGTTCCATATTACAGCGCAAATTTCAGTTTAACCTTAAAGCATTATCCCATCTCATTACATACTGTTTCATGCCGGCAGCGGTGTTTATCAATATTTATGAAACATCCATTGAAATGAGTGTGCTCGGACAAATTACAATTTTTATTATTTTATTTATCGGTGCGCAAATGCTGTTAAGTCAGCTGCTCGCAAAACTGTTAAAACTTGATAAAAAGGAATCGGCTGTTTTTAAAAACAGTGTTGTACTTATAAACTCCGGCAACTATGGGATTCCGGTTGCCCAAATGATTTTCGCGACCCAGCCAATTGGGGTAGCGATACAAGTCATTCTTGTTATTTTTCAGAATATGACGACGTATACATATGGCTTGTATAATTTAATTTCATCAACAAAATCAGGAATTGCAATTGTCCGGGACTTTTTGAAAATGCCGATTGTCCATGCGCTTATTATTGGCGCGGCATTAAATTACTTTCATGTCCCGATTCCGGAAACGTTTAGTATTCCACTTGAACATATTGCAGACGGATTTGTAGCGGTTGCACTTATTACATTAGGGGCACAGCTTTCTACAATCGAAATGCGTTCGATGTTCAATAAAACCATTTTTGTCAGCTGCTTTACACGGTTAATAGTCGGCCCGGCAACAGCACTTCTTATTATTTTTGCATTGGGCTTAGACGGGGTAGTGGCACAGTCGCTATTTATCGCAAGTGCATTCCCGACATCGAGAAACAGTTCGAGCTTGGCACTTGAGTATGATATTGAATCGGCAACAGCAGCCCAGACAGTACTGTTTTCTACGATTATCAGCTGTTTAACAGTGACGTTTGTTATTTATTTATCGACAATATTATTTGCATAG
- a CDS encoding fumarylacetoacetate hydrolase family protein, with protein sequence MGIKLVRFQKGDLIQWGVLEDELYVINGSYRTLRDILTTGMEDVVTAKQSGHIVNQADITILSPVTDDANIYCQGTNYSAHRVEAGFSQQKPPYNLLFTKAPSTLTSATANIVCPAHVRLLDYEIELGIILKQDVTEAVEVTEHNLKDYIAGLVITNDVSARDVQIVEQQWFKGKSYRGFCPTGPYLYLLEDGEIDYLEKLELHLSVNGETRQQVKTDQLLFKPTETLTEMSSIFDLKTGDLILTGTPAGVGLRLNADILSIIYDNSISYEEKVEAFYNSQKDNGYLQPGDVMRLEIKSEDGVIDLGVQENKIVQAVTIK encoded by the coding sequence ATGGGAATTAAATTAGTACGTTTTCAAAAAGGTGATTTGATTCAATGGGGTGTGTTAGAAGATGAACTATATGTAATCAACGGTTCTTACCGAACATTACGGGATATTTTAACAACGGGTATGGAGGATGTTGTTACTGCAAAACAGTCTGGTCATATTGTGAACCAAGCTGACATTACCATTCTTTCGCCTGTAACAGACGATGCAAACATTTACTGCCAAGGTACTAACTACAGCGCACACCGTGTTGAAGCCGGTTTTTCACAGCAGAAGCCGCCCTATAACCTATTATTTACTAAGGCTCCAAGTACGTTAACTTCTGCAACAGCAAATATCGTATGCCCTGCACATGTTCGCTTACTCGACTATGAAATTGAGCTAGGCATTATTTTGAAGCAGGACGTGACGGAAGCGGTTGAAGTGACGGAGCATAATTTAAAAGATTATATTGCAGGATTGGTTATTACGAATGACGTTTCAGCACGGGATGTCCAAATCGTTGAACAGCAATGGTTTAAAGGAAAAAGCTATCGCGGCTTCTGCCCTACTGGACCGTATCTTTACTTATTGGAAGACGGCGAAATTGATTATTTGGAAAAGTTGGAGCTCCATTTATCCGTAAACGGCGAGACACGGCAGCAGGTGAAAACAGATCAGCTATTGTTTAAACCGACTGAAACTTTAACCGAAATGTCGAGCATCTTTGATTTGAAAACCGGTGACCTTATTTTAACTGGTACTCCTGCTGGTGTAGGTCTACGTCTGAATGCTGATATTTTAAGCATTATTTATGATAACTCCATCTCATATGAAGAAAAAGTAGAGGCATTCTATAATTCACAAAAAGATAACGGCTATTTACAGCCTGGCGATGTGATGCGCCTGGAAATTAAAAGTGAAGATGGTGTCATTGATTTAGGCGTACAGGAAAATAAAATTGTACAGGCTGTTACAATAAAATAA
- a CDS encoding MFS transporter — MFPTSKRGFLKFLIVLIAFQDVAAGVAGSIMADLIVAFPEFSPTTVMLIATMPGLLQIFPSLFYGKLANKFSKRALLMTGLILFLIGGIMPFFLSNLFAIIVFRGILGLGVGITLPLSIDIITGFFDGRERDFLIGFGTSTIACVGAIFFQVVGGMLADAYGWNYGFLVYLFPIWILAITFLFLPEPKKQDVPNASIKDVLFKAPKTVYGFTIGQIIFSAFIYGYVTNISIIIQTEGLGNATEAGLAISLFTTGTLITGFIFGKLRSVIPNLIVPFGVLLTATGILWCSAVGSLPMIFVASVLGGMGLGIVLPGVLARVSELSNMAKGISYVGIAAAGQGLGGIVSPYMFATLLGVFGLEGGRSTLLVSSIGLFVLAIVWAVIITRKSPLSINDSEGQTEVA; from the coding sequence ATGTTTCCAACATCCAAAAGAGGTTTTTTAAAGTTTTTAATTGTCCTGATCGCTTTCCAAGACGTAGCTGCTGGTGTAGCGGGATCAATTATGGCAGACCTTATTGTAGCCTTCCCGGAGTTTAGCCCTACTACTGTTATGTTAATTGCGACAATGCCAGGTTTGCTTCAAATTTTCCCTTCCCTTTTCTATGGTAAGCTAGCAAATAAATTTTCTAAACGTGCATTATTAATGACCGGTTTAATTTTATTCTTAATCGGTGGTATCATGCCATTCTTCTTAAGCAATCTGTTCGCAATTATTGTTTTCCGCGGTATATTAGGCCTTGGTGTTGGTATAACTTTACCTTTATCCATTGATATCATTACTGGTTTCTTTGATGGTCGTGAACGTGATTTCCTGATTGGATTCGGTACATCGACAATCGCATGTGTTGGGGCAATTTTCTTCCAAGTAGTTGGCGGTATGCTGGCAGACGCTTACGGTTGGAACTATGGATTCCTAGTATACTTATTCCCTATTTGGATTTTAGCCATTACTTTCCTGTTCTTACCGGAGCCGAAAAAACAAGATGTACCCAATGCTTCAATTAAAGATGTTCTTTTTAAAGCGCCAAAAACAGTATATGGCTTTACAATTGGGCAAATTATTTTCTCTGCCTTCATTTATGGCTATGTAACAAATATCTCAATTATTATTCAGACTGAAGGTTTAGGAAATGCGACGGAAGCCGGTCTGGCGATTTCACTCTTTACAACAGGTACATTAATAACAGGCTTCATCTTCGGTAAACTGCGTTCGGTGATACCAAACCTGATCGTACCATTTGGTGTACTGTTAACAGCTACCGGGATTTTATGGTGTTCTGCAGTAGGCAGTTTACCGATGATCTTTGTAGCAAGTGTACTCGGCGGCATGGGTTTAGGAATCGTACTTCCTGGCGTATTAGCACGAGTATCGGAGCTATCAAACATGGCAAAAGGGATTTCTTATGTCGGAATCGCTGCTGCAGGTCAGGGCTTGGGCGGTATTGTAAGCCCTTATATGTTTGCCACTCTCCTAGGTGTATTTGGCTTGGAAGGCGGACGCTCTACTTTACTAGTATCTTCTATTGGTCTATTTGTTTTAGCAATTGTCTGGGCAGTTATTATAACAAGAAAATCACCACTATCCATTAATGATAGTGAAGGCCAGACAGAAGTTGCTTAA
- a CDS encoding V4R domain-containing protein, with protein MAGSSYVDKALYTTTNTFGILRKELIESLGLEYAKFFLQRYGWNIGITHAKEVDYLPLTLTEKLNSAVGYHLASGQITDLLSERVLQLHSDDTVKYMYAKGIWVNSYEVEEHLKHFGQSDSCICHTLAGYSSGFTSYLTKKEVYIVEMTCRAKGDEHCAFEMRMLEHWDPETQSDLKKISQTRMIDDLNKTYMELFEEKKHTEKVSTFHNNLTLGISQGMHIDQILETIYNTLNIPAIVQDLSFNTHHSIGMTQEQLDFIKDDFIQQMPQTKSGKILIQPIDPMQPSQVDCPKHTRLISPIIVQKQIIGYISFIYFSQDTNFKEEMHYLQRSAVSISLCYLNEKSSLEATENIKAYFFEQLLQQQYTSKKSMISRSYLLQIDLNEDFYIGSLGITKKGIPVHEASTISKIIQSVIVYLEMHQTSIFITEFQDEIVFLFPKKDDTDDIFQNILKHLQRKFRNYDFRIGLSRVINDIDDIVEAHRQAISSLNINKRDMIVYFENTNILGSLINHQNSDIIVKLAHRELEPILSLKPNKRDEFLKTLYTFLNHNGNLNLTMVDLNLSMSGLVYRIQKIEELLDRNLRSSKNLFELILLIESLIVLGEIEIE; from the coding sequence AGTCGATTATTTACCACTTACATTAACCGAAAAATTAAACAGTGCTGTTGGGTATCATCTTGCCTCCGGACAAATTACAGATCTCCTTTCGGAAAGAGTTTTACAGTTACACTCTGATGATACGGTGAAGTATATGTACGCTAAAGGAATTTGGGTTAATTCTTATGAAGTTGAGGAGCACCTGAAACATTTCGGGCAAAGCGATTCTTGTATTTGTCATACATTGGCCGGTTATTCAAGCGGCTTTACCTCTTATTTGACGAAAAAGGAAGTATATATTGTGGAAATGACTTGTCGTGCCAAAGGAGACGAGCATTGTGCATTTGAAATGCGCATGCTGGAGCATTGGGATCCTGAAACTCAATCCGACTTAAAGAAAATTAGTCAGACGCGTATGATCGATGACTTGAACAAAACATATATGGAGCTTTTCGAAGAGAAAAAACATACAGAAAAGGTATCGACTTTCCATAACAACTTAACATTGGGTATTTCACAAGGAATGCATATCGATCAGATTTTGGAAACAATTTACAATACATTGAACATACCTGCTATCGTACAGGATTTAAGCTTTAATACACACCACTCGATCGGTATGACTCAGGAGCAGCTGGATTTTATTAAAGACGACTTTATTCAGCAAATGCCCCAAACGAAGTCCGGAAAAATCTTAATCCAGCCAATCGACCCTATGCAGCCAAGTCAGGTAGATTGTCCGAAACATACCCGGTTAATTAGTCCGATTATCGTACAGAAGCAAATTATCGGCTATATATCCTTCATATATTTTTCGCAGGATACGAATTTTAAAGAAGAAATGCATTATTTACAACGCTCGGCTGTTTCCATCTCCCTTTGTTATTTAAATGAAAAATCGAGTCTGGAAGCGACTGAAAATATTAAAGCTTACTTTTTTGAACAGTTGCTGCAACAGCAGTATACATCAAAGAAAAGTATGATCAGCCGCAGTTACCTCCTACAAATTGATTTAAATGAAGATTTTTATATCGGAAGTCTTGGCATCACTAAAAAAGGAATACCCGTTCATGAAGCATCCACTATTTCAAAAATTATTCAGTCAGTCATTGTCTATTTGGAAATGCATCAAACATCGATTTTCATTACAGAATTCCAGGATGAAATTGTATTTTTATTCCCTAAAAAGGATGATACCGATGATATTTTCCAAAATATATTAAAGCATTTGCAGCGCAAATTCAGAAATTATGATTTCCGTATTGGACTAAGCCGCGTCATTAATGATATTGATGACATTGTGGAAGCACATCGTCAGGCAATTTCTTCTTTAAATATTAATAAGCGGGACATGATCGTATATTTCGAGAATACGAATATACTTGGTTCGTTAATTAATCACCAAAACAGCGATATTATAGTGAAATTGGCTCATCGTGAGCTGGAACCTATTCTGTCATTAAAACCAAATAAAAGAGACGAATTTTTGAAGACTTTATACACATTTTTAAATCATAACGGAAACCTTAATCTGACAATGGTTGACTTGAATTTATCGATGAGCGGGCTTGTTTACCGAATTCAAAAAATTGAAGAATTGCTCGATCGGAACCTGCGCAGCTCTAAAAACCTCTTTGAATTAATCCTTTTAATCGAATCATTAATAGTTTTAGGTGAAATTGAAATAGAATAA